GTCGTGGCCGGAACTGGACCCGGCCATGTTCGACTGCGTCGTGATCTCGCCCGGCCCGGGCCGTCCCCAGCACCCGGCCGACCTCGGCTTCTGCCAGGAAGTGCTGGACCGCTGGGAGGACATACCGGTCCTCGGGGTGTGCCTGGGGCACCAGGCGATCGCCCACCACCACGGCGCGCAGGTGGTGCAGGGCACGCCCCGGCACGGCCACCTGGCGAAGGTCCGGCACGCCGGCCGGGACCTGTTCGAGGGCCTGCCCCAGAACTTCACCGCGGTGCGCTACCACTCGCTGCGGGTCACCGAGCCCCTGCCGGAGGACCTCCAGGCCACCGCCTGGGCGGAGGACGGCACCGTCATGGCGCTGCGGCACCGCACCCTGCCCCGCTGGGGGGTGCAGTTCCACCCCGAGTCCATCGCGAGCGAGTGGGGGGCCCAACTGCTCCGCAACTTCGCGGAGCTCGTCGGAGGCGACTACGCCCCCGCGCCGTCACCGCAGCCGCACCGGCCCCTGTCGCGGGACCACGCGCCCGCCACCGAGGCGGAACTCCGGCCGGTCGTCGAGGTCATCGACCGGGCCGTGGACACCGCGGCGCTGTTCACCGCCCTGTACTCCACGAGCGCGAACAGCTTCTGGCTCGACAGCAGCGCACCGGGCACCGGCGGGGCCCGCTTCTCCTTCCTCGGTGACGACTGCGGCCCCCTCGCCGAGACCCTCACCTACCGGACCGGGGAGAACGCGGTGGTGGTCCGCGACTCAACCGGGGAGCGGACCGAGCCCGGCACCATCTTCGACGTGCTCCAGCAGAGGCTGCGGGCCCGCCGGCTCGGCACGCCGGACCTTCCCTTCGACCTCAACGGCGGATACGTCGGCTACTTCGGCTACGAGCTCAAGGCCGAGTGCGGCAGCCCGAACGTCCACACGGCCGAGACACCGGACGCCGTATGGACCTTCGCCGACCGGCTGATCGCGGTGGACCACCGCGAGGAGAAGACCTACGTCGTGGCCGTGAGCGCGACCGGGGACGACGCGCTGGACCGTGCCCGCTCCTGGGTGGAGCAGACGGCACAGCGCGCACGCTCCCTGCCCGCCTCCCCGCCGGCCGGGCCGCCCGACGCCGCCACGGCCCCGGCGGAGGGGGGAGACCTCGCCCGCGCCCGCGCCGAGTACGTCAAGGACATCGGGGACTGTCTCGACGAGCTCAACAGCGGGGAGAGCTACGAGATCTGTCTGACCAACCGGATCCGGCTGCCCGCCCTGCCGGACCCGCTCGGCTACCACCTCACGCTCCGCCGCCTCAACCCGGCACCCTACGGCGCCTTCCTGCGCCACGGTGACGTCAGCGTCGTGTGCTCCTCCCCGGAACGGTTCCTGCGGATCGACCGGGACGGGGTCGCGGAGAGCAAACCGATCAAGGGGACGGCGCCCCGGGGCACGGACCCGGCCAGTGACGAGGCACTGCGCCGGTCGCTGACGGCGTCGGCCAAGACCAGGGCCGAGAACCTCATGATCGTCGACCTGCTGCGCAACGACCTGGGCCGGGTGTGCGAGGTGGGCTCCGTCGAGGTCCCCGCCTACATGGTGACCGAGTCCTACGCGACGGTGCACCAGCTGGTCACCACGATCCGGGGCCGCCTGCGGCACGACGTGGACCCGGTCGCCTGCGTCCGGGCGTGCTTCCCCGGCGGCTCGATGACGGGCGCCCCGAAGGTCCGGACGATGGCCATCATCGACCGGCTGGAGCAGGAGGGCCGGGGCATCTACTCGGGCACCATCGGCTACTTCGGACTCAGCGGCGGCGCGGACCTCAACATCGTGATCCGCACCGCGGTGACCACCGGCACGGGCACGGTGATCGGTGCCGGAGGCGCCATCGTCCTCGACTCGGACCCGCACGAGGAGTTCGACGAAGTGCTCCTCAAGGGACAGGCGCTGGTCCGGGCACACGGACTGCTGGACCGGGCGAGCGGGCCGGACGGGCAGCCCGATGTCCCGTAACCGGCCGGCTCCCTGATGAACCACGTGGATCACAAGGCCGCGTCACGTTTCTCTGAACAGCATGCGGGGCGGCAGCGCGCCCGTAAGCCGAGGGAAGGATCGAACATGTCGACCACCGCACACACCGAGCCGTCTTGGTCGGATCTGCCGTTTCTGGACTTCACCGACCCGGGGTTCGCCTGGGACTCCCCCGAGGTGGCCGAGGCCAGGGAACGCTCCTGGGTCGCCCGTACTCCGCTGGCGCTGCTGGTGCTGCGGTATGCCGAGGCCAAGGACCTCGCCCGCGATCCGCGGCTCGTCTCGGGCTTCCGGGGCCTCGTGGAGATGGTGGGGACCCCCGAGGGTCCGGCGCGCGACTTCATGCGGGACTTCCTGCAGAGCCTGGACGGTGCGGACCACCGCCGGCTGCGCGGGCTGGCGACCCACCCCTTCACGCCCCGCAGGATCATCGAGACGCAGCCGTTCGTCCGGGCCACCGTGGAGCGGCTGGCCGACCAGCTGTCCGCCTCGGAAGAGTGCGACTTCGTGCAGGCCTTCGCCCACCCGCTGCCCGCGATGGTCATGTGCCAGTTGCTCGGCTTCCCGCTGGACGACTACGACACCGTCGGCCGGCTGTCCATGGACGCCAACCTCGGACTGGCACTCTCCGACGACCGGAACATGCTGACCCAGGTGGAGCAGGGCCTCATCCGCATGTTCGACTACCTCGAGGCCGCGATCGAGAAGCTCAGGGCGAACCCGGGCAGCGATCTGACCTCCGACATCCTGCGCGCCCACCAGGAGGGCGTCCTCGACGACTACGAGGTCCGCACCCTGGTCGCGACCGTGCTCGTCGCCGGTTACGAGACCACGAACCATCAACTGGCCCTCGCCATGGTGGCCTTCGCCCAGCACCCCGAGCAGTGGATGCTGCTCCGGGAGCGGCCCGAGCTGGCCCCGCAGGCGGTCGAGGAGGTCCTGCGCTGGAGCCCCACGCTGCCCGTGACGGCCACCCGGACCGCCGCCGAGGACTTCGACGTCCACGGCGTGCGCATCCCCACCGGAACCCCCGTCTTCATGTGCGCGCACTCGGCGCAGCGCGACCCCCGGGTGTACGCCGACGGCGACACCTTCGACATCACCGTCAAGCGCGAGGCACCCACCCTGGCGTTCGGCGGCGGCCCGCACTTCTGCCTGGGCACGGCACTGGCCCGCGTGGAGCTCGCCGAGGCCCTCGCGGTGCTGCCCGCCCGTCTGGACCCGCCCCGGCTCACCGGCCCGATCAGCTGGCGGACCGCGCTCGGCGTCGCCGGGCCCGACACCCTGCCGCTGCGTTTCGGGGGCCCCGCCGCCGGATGACGGCACCCGCGTCGACGGCGGACCGCGAAGGGTCGGGCGCCGTCGACGGTGAGCTCAAGAGGTCCTGAATCTCCTTGTGAAGGGCAGCACGTTCGACATGACCGATGACACCAAGACGCTCGACTACCTCAAGCGCCTCACCGCCGAGCTGTTGGAGACCCGTGAGCGCCTCCGTACCGCGGAGGCGGTCGGCCGGGAGCCGATCGCGGTCGTGTCGATGGGATGTCATTACCCCGGCGGGGTGTCGTCGCCGGAGGAGCTGTGGCGGCTGGTGGCGACCGGGACCGACGCGATCTCGGCCTTCCCCACCGACCGGGGCTGGGACGCCGAGGACCTCTTCGACCCGGACCCCGACCGCCCCGGCCGGACCTACGCCCTCGAAGGGGGCTTCCTCGACCGTGCCGCGGAGTTCGACGCGGACCTGTTCGGGATCAGCCCCCGCGAGGCGGCCGCGATGGACCCCCAGCAGCGGCTGCTGCTGGAGACCGCGTGGGAGACGTTCGAGCGGGCGGGGGTGGACCCCGGCTCCCTGCGGAGCCGGCCCGTCGGGGTCTTCGTCGGATCCCTGTTCGTGGCCGGCAGCGGTGGCATCGGGATGACCGAGGGCACCGAGGGCTACCACATGACGGGCAACGCCGCGAGCGTGCTGTCGGGGCGCCTCGCCTACGTGTTCGGCCTCGAAGGCCCCGCCGTCACCGTGGACACCGCCTGCTCGGCGTCCCTGGTGGCGGTGCACCAGGCCGTCCAGGCGCTGCGGCAGCGCGAGTGCGACATGGCCCTGGCCGGTGGTGCCACGGTGATGACGACGCCGGGGGTCTTCACCGAGTTCAGCCGGCAGCGCGGCCTGGCGCCGGACGGCCGGTGCAAGGCGTTCGCGGCCGCGGCGGACGGGACCGGCTTCGGTGAGGGCGCCGGTCTGGTGCTGCTGGAGCGGCTGTCCGACGCGCGGCGCAACGGGCATCCGGTGCTGGCCGTCATCCGCGGCTCCGCGGTCAACCAGGACGGCGCGTCCAACGGCCTGACCGCACCGAACGGCCCGTCCCAGCAACGTGTGATCCGGCAGGCACTGGCGGCCGCCCGCCTGTCGGCGGACCAGGTCGACGCCGTGGAGGCGCACGGCACGGGGACCGGGCTGGGCGACCCGGTCGAGGCCCAGGCCCTGCTGGCCACCTACGGCCAGGACCGGCCGGCGGACCGGCCGCTGTGGCTGGGCTCGATCAAGTCGAACCTCGGGCACACCCAGGGCGCGGCGGGCATCGCCGGCCTGATCAAAATGGTCATGGCGGTACGGAACGGGGCCCTGCCGAAGACCCTGCACGTCGACGAACCCTCCGCGCACGTGGACTGGGACACCGGCGCGGTCCGGTTGCTGACCGAGAACCGCGAGTGGCCCGAGACCGGCCGCCCGCGCCGGGCGGGGGTGTCGTCGTTCGGCATCAGCGGGACCAACGCGCACGTGATCCTGGAGCAGGCACCCCAGGACGACCACGCGGACGCCGGCCCCAACGACCCGGCCGGCTCAGCCGGCCCCGTCACCGCACCCGAGCGGGTGCCGTGGGTGCTCTCGGCCCGGGGCGAGAGAGCCCTGCGGGACCAGGCGGAGCGGCTGACGGCCGAGCTCCGGGCCCGGCCGGAACTCCGGCCGGTGGACGTCGGCTGGTCGCTGGCGACCTCCCGCGCGGCCCTCGACCAGCGGGCCGTGGTGTGGGCGGCCGACCGGGACGGTCTCCTCGCGGGACTGACGGCCCTCGCCGAGGGCCGCCCCGCCCCCGGCGTCGTGCGCGGCGCGGTGGCCGACGGCCGGCTGGCGTTCCTCTTCTCCGGCCAGGGCAGCCAACGCGCGGGCACGGGACGTGAGCTGGCCGCCGCCCACCCGGTGTTCGCCGAGGCCCTGGAGACGGTGTGCGGGCACTTGGACCCGCGGCTGGACCGACCGCTGCGGGAGGTCCTGTACGCCGCCGAGGGAACGCCGGAAGCCGGACTCCTGGAGCAGACCTCGTACACCCAGGCCGCCCTCTTCGCCTACGAGGTGGCCCTCTTCCGCCTCCTCGAACACTGGGGACTCACCCCCGACCTCCTGCTCGGCCACTCCATCGGGGAGCTGACGGCCGCACATGTCGCCGGCGTCCTGTCCCTGGAGGACGCGTGCGCCCTCGTAGCCGCCCGCGGCCGGCTGATGCAGGAGGTGCCCGGCGCCGGCGCGATGGTCTCCGTGCGGGCCACCGAGGCGGAGATCCGGCCGTGGGTGGAGGAACGCGCCCACGAGCTGTCCCTCGCCGCGGTCAACGGACCGGACGCGGTGGTGGTGTCGGGCGCCGAGCACGCCGTGCTGGAATGCGCCGCCCACTGGGAGAGCGAAGGCCGACGGACCAAACGGCTCCGGGTGAGCCACGCCTTCCACTCCCCGCAGATGGACGGGATGCTTCAGGAGTTCGGCCGGATCGCGGAGCGACTCACCTTCCACCCGCCCCGGATCCCCATCGTCTCGAACGTCACCGGGGACATCGCGACCACGGACCAGCTGTGCTCGCCGGAGTACTGGGTCCGCCACGCCCGCGCGGCGGTGCGTTTCCGCGACGGGATGCGCCGGCTCGTGGCGGAAGGAGTGAACACCTTCCTGGAGGTCGGGCCGTCCGGGGTGCTGACGGCCATGGCCCAGGACTGCCTCGCCGAGGACGCGGACAGCGCCGGCACCGTGCTCGTCCCGGTGTCGCGGCGCGGCCGGCCCGAGGCCGACACCGTGCTCGCGGCCGTGGCCGAGGCGTTCGTCCACGGGGTCCGGGTCGAGTGGACCAAGCTCTTCGCGGACACCGGTGCCCGCCGGGTGGACCTGCCCACCTACGCCTTCCAGCGCCGCAGTTACCCCTGGGGCCGGGCAGGCGCGGACGCCGATGTGACCGCCGCCGGCCTCACCGGGCTCGGACACCCGCTGCTCGGGGCGTCCCTGGCCCTCGCGGACTCCCAGGGGCTCGCCCTGACCGGGCGGCTGTCCCGGCGGACCGAGGCCTGGCTCGCGGACCAC
The window above is part of the Streptomyces syringium genome. Proteins encoded here:
- the pabB gene encoding aminodeoxychorismate synthase component I; its protein translation is MRVLLIDNYDSYTYNLFQLLAEVYGKEPTVVLNDDPSWPELDPAMFDCVVISPGPGRPQHPADLGFCQEVLDRWEDIPVLGVCLGHQAIAHHHGAQVVQGTPRHGHLAKVRHAGRDLFEGLPQNFTAVRYHSLRVTEPLPEDLQATAWAEDGTVMALRHRTLPRWGVQFHPESIASEWGAQLLRNFAELVGGDYAPAPSPQPHRPLSRDHAPATEAELRPVVEVIDRAVDTAALFTALYSTSANSFWLDSSAPGTGGARFSFLGDDCGPLAETLTYRTGENAVVVRDSTGERTEPGTIFDVLQQRLRARRLGTPDLPFDLNGGYVGYFGYELKAECGSPNVHTAETPDAVWTFADRLIAVDHREEKTYVVAVSATGDDALDRARSWVEQTAQRARSLPASPPAGPPDAATAPAEGGDLARARAEYVKDIGDCLDELNSGESYEICLTNRIRLPALPDPLGYHLTLRRLNPAPYGAFLRHGDVSVVCSSPERFLRIDRDGVAESKPIKGTAPRGTDPASDEALRRSLTASAKTRAENLMIVDLLRNDLGRVCEVGSVEVPAYMVTESYATVHQLVTTIRGRLRHDVDPVACVRACFPGGSMTGAPKVRTMAIIDRLEQEGRGIYSGTIGYFGLSGGADLNIVIRTAVTTGTGTVIGAGGAIVLDSDPHEEFDEVLLKGQALVRAHGLLDRASGPDGQPDVP
- a CDS encoding cytochrome P450 — encoded protein: MSTTAHTEPSWSDLPFLDFTDPGFAWDSPEVAEARERSWVARTPLALLVLRYAEAKDLARDPRLVSGFRGLVEMVGTPEGPARDFMRDFLQSLDGADHRRLRGLATHPFTPRRIIETQPFVRATVERLADQLSASEECDFVQAFAHPLPAMVMCQLLGFPLDDYDTVGRLSMDANLGLALSDDRNMLTQVEQGLIRMFDYLEAAIEKLRANPGSDLTSDILRAHQEGVLDDYEVRTLVATVLVAGYETTNHQLALAMVAFAQHPEQWMLLRERPELAPQAVEEVLRWSPTLPVTATRTAAEDFDVHGVRIPTGTPVFMCAHSAQRDPRVYADGDTFDITVKREAPTLAFGGGPHFCLGTALARVELAEALAVLPARLDPPRLTGPISWRTALGVAGPDTLPLRFGGPAAG